From the Macaca thibetana thibetana isolate TM-01 chromosome 12, ASM2454274v1, whole genome shotgun sequence genome, one window contains:
- the SGO2 gene encoding shugoshin 2 isoform X2 has product MNNNLITAIEMSSLSEFHQSSFLLSASKKKRISKQCMLMRLPFARVPLPSNDDEDDDKEKMQCDNNVKSKTLPDIPSSGSTTQPLSTQDNLEVLFLKENNQNVYGLDDSEHISSIVDVPPRESHSHSDQSSKSSLTSEMRNAQSIGHRWEKPSPSNVTERKKRGSSWESNNLSADTPCATVLDQQHISSPELNCNDEINGHTNETNTEMQRNKQDLPGLSSESAREPNAECMNQVEDNDDFELQKTVYDADMDLTASEVSKIVTVSTGIKKKSNKKTNEHGMKTFRKVKDSSSQKKRERSKRQFKNSLDVDIGEKIENRPERSDVLDGKRDAEDPGFIFNNEQLAQVNELKKMTLQTGFEQGDRENIQCNKKKKRITNEQEETYSLSQSSDKFHQESKLDKGQNSLTCNKSKASRQTFVIHKLEKDNLLPNQKDKVTIYENLDVTNEFQTVSLSTKDNGNLCDYGTHNILDSKTYVTDIQPSEQNESNINKLRKKVNRKTEIISGMNHMYEDNDKDVVRGLKKDNFFFETQEDKEPISENIEVSKELQIPALSTGDNENRCDYRTQNVLGLQKQITNMYPVQQNESKVNKKLRQKVNRKTEIISEVNHLDNDKSIEYTVKSHSLFLTQKYKEIIPGNLEDPSEFETPTVSTKDSGNLYDSEIQNVLGVKHIHDRQPACQNDSKIGKKLRLNVSQKSEIIPETNQIYENDDKGVHDLEKDNFFSLTPKDKETISENLQVTNEFQTVDLPIKDNGNLCDYDTQSILDLKKYVTDRKSAEQNESKINKKLRNKVNWNTEIISEMNQIYEDNDKDVHVQESYTKDLDFKVNKQKPECQDIINEHYMEINSNEKESCDQISDSYKVVKKCKKESSCKAKNILTKGKNKLASQLTESSQTSVSLESDLKHITSEADSDPGSPVELCKTQKQSTTTLNKKGDTPFVEEIKEGECQVKKVNKMTSVNKMTSKSKKRKTSIDPSPESHEVMERILDSIQGKSTASERADKENNLENEKMIKNKPDFYTKAFKSLSEIYSPNMQDSSFHSVREGLVPLSISSSKNVIIKENFSLECSPAFQVSDDEHEKMNEMKFKVNRRTQKSGIGDRPLQDLTNTSFVSNNTAESDNKSEDLSSERTSRRRRCTPFHFKEPSLRDKMRR; this is encoded by the exons GGTTCCATTACCTTcaaatgatgatgaagatgatgataaagagaaaatgcagTGTGACAACAATGTTAAATCAAAGACATTACCTGATATTCCCTCTTCAGGATCAACAACACAACCTTTATCAACTCAGGATAATTTGGAAGtgttatttcttaaagaaaataatcaaaatgtataTGGTTTAGATGATTCAGAACATATTTCTTCTATAGTTGATGTACCTCCCAGAG AAAGCCATTCCCACTCAGACCAAAGTTCTAAGAGTTCTCTAACGAGTGAGATGAGAAACGCCCAATCTATTGGCCACAGATGGGAGAAACCATCTCCTAGTAATGTGACTGAAAGGAAGAAGCGTGGGTCATCCTGGGAATCAAATAATCTTTCTGCAGACACTCCCTGTGCAACAGTTTTAGATCAACAACACATTTCAAGTCCAGAATTAAATTGCAATGATGAGATAAATGGTCATACTAATGAAACAAATactgaaatgcaaagaaataaacagGATCTTCCTGGCTTATCTTCTGAGTCTGCCAGAGAACCTAATGCAGAGTGCATGAATCAAGTTGAGGATAATGATGACTTTGAATTGCAGAAAACTGTGTATGATGCTGACATGGATTTAACTGCTAGTGAAGTCAGCAAAATTGTCACAGTTTCAAcaggcattaaaaagaaaagtaataaaaaaacaaatgaacatggAATGAAAACTTTCAGAAAAGTGAAAGATTCAAgctctcaaaaaaagagagaaagatcaaAGAGACAGTTTAAAAATAGTTTAGATGTGGATATCGGGGAAAAGATTGAAAACAGGCCAGAAAGATCTGATGTCCTGGATGGCAAAAGGGATGCTGAAGATCctggttttattttcaataatgaaCAGCTGGCTCAGGTGAATGAACTGAAGAAAATGACCCTTCAAACTGGCTTTGAACAAGGTGACAGAGAAAACATACAGtgtaacaaaaagaagaaaagaataacaaatgaGCAAGAGGAAACATACTCTTTATCCCAAAGTTCAGATAAATTTCACCAGGAGAGTAAACTTGATAAGGGTCAGAATTCCCTAACTTGTAATAAAAGTAAAGCTTCTAGACAGACATTTGTGAttcacaaattagaaaaagaTAACTTACTCCCAAACCAAAAGGATAAAGTAACCATTTATGAAAACCTAGATGTCACAAATGAATTTCAAACAGTCAGTCTTTCCACCAAAGATAATGGAAATTTATGTGATTATGGGACCCACAATATATTGGATTCGAAAACATATGTCACTGATATTCAACCTTCTGAGCAAAATGAATCAAACATTAATAAGCTTAGAAAGAAAGTAAACCGGAAGACAGAAATAATTTCTGGAATGAACCACATGTATGAGGATAATGATAAAGATGTGGTGCGTGGcctaaaaaaagataattttttttttgaaacccaAGAGGATAAAGAACCTATCTCTGAAAACATAGAAGTTTCCAAAGagcttcaaatcccagctctttcTACCGGAGATAATGAAAATCGATGTGACTATAGGACCCAGAATGTGTTGGGTTTGCAAAAGCAGATCACCAATATGTACCCTGTTCAGCAAAATGAATCAAAAGTTAATAAGAAGCTTCGGCAGAAAGTAAATCGGAAGACAGAAATAATTTCTGAAGTGAATCATTTAGATAATGACAAAAGTATAGAATACACAGTTAAAAGTCACTCACTCTTTTTAACTCAAAAATATAAGGAAATCATCCCTGGAAACCTAGAAGACCCAAGTGAGTTTGAAACACCTACTGTTTCTACCAAAGATAGTGGAAACCTGTATGATTCTGAGATTCAAAATGTTTTGGGGGTGAAACATATCCATGATAGGCAACCTGCTTGTCAAAATGATTCAAAAATAGGTAAGAAGCTTCGACTAAATGTATCTCAAAAGTCGGAAATAATTCCTGAAACCAATCAAATATATGAGAATGATGACAAAGGTGTACATGACCTAGAAAAAGATAACTTCTTTTCTCTAACCCCAAAGGATAAAGAAACAATTTCTGAAAATCTACAAGTCACAAATGAATTTCAAACAGTTGATCTTCCCATCAAAGATAATGGAAATTTATGTGATTATGACACCCAGAGTATATTGGATTTGAAAAAGTATGTTACTGATAGGAAATCTGCTGAGcaaaatgaatcaaaaataaataagaagctCAGGAATAAAGTGAATTGGAACacagaaataatttctgaaatgaACCAGATATATGAGGATAATGATAAAGATGTACATGTCCAAGAAAGCTATACAAAAGATCttgattttaaagtaaataaacaaaaacctgaaTGCCAAGACATTATCAATGAACACTATATGGAAATCAACAGTAATGAAAAGGAAAGTTGTGATCAAATTTCAGATTCCTACAAAGTAGTTAAAAAGTGTAAGAAAGAATCATCATGCAAGGCAAAGAACATTTTGACAAAAGGTAAGAACAAACTTGCTTCACAGTTAACAGAATCTTCACAGACATCTGTCTCCTTAGAATCTGATTTAAAACATATTACTAGTGAAGCAGATTCTGATCCAGGAAGCCCAGTTGAACTATGTAAGACTCAGAAGCAAAGCACTACCACTTTGAATAAAAAAGGAGATACCCCTTttgtggaagaaataaaagaaggagaatgTCAggttaaaaaggtaaataaaatgacatctgtaaataaaatgacatctaagtcaaagaaaaggaagaccTCCATAGATCCTTCTCCAGAGAGCCATGAAGTAATGGAAAGAATACTTGACAGCATTCAGGGAAAGTCTACTGCATCTGAACGAGCTGATAAGGAAAACAATTTGGAGAATGAGAAAATGATCAAAAATAAGCCAGACTTTTACACAAAGGCATTTAAATCTTTGTCTGAGATATATTCACCCAACATGCAAGATTCTTCCTTTCACAGTGTTCGTGAAGGTTTAGTACCTTTGAGCATTTCTTCTAGTAAAAAtgtgataataaaagaaaatttttccttGGAGTGCTCACCAGCCTTTCAAgtaagtgatgatgagcatgagAAAATGAACGAGATGAAATTTAAAGTCAACCGGAGAACCCAAAAGTCAGGAATAG GCGATAGACCATTACAGGACTTGACAAATACCAGTTTTGTTTCAAATAACACTGCTGAGTCTGATAATAAGTCAGAAGATCTATCTTCAGAACGGACAAGCAGAAGAAGAAGGTGTACTCCTTTCCATTTTAAAGAGCCAAGCCTCAGAGA